The nucleotide window AATGGATATGTTAATGTTACGATTTGTCCGTAGAAAGAAGGATCAGATAATGTTTCTTGATAACCTGTCATTCCTGTTGTAAATACTACCTCACCTTGTGAAGCTTGTTCACTACCAAATGCAGTACCCGTAAATACTGTACCGTCTTCTAAAATTAAGTAACGTGTTTTCATTATTCTGCCTCCTGATATGCAATGTTACCTTCGCAAATAGTCATTACTGGCCAACCTTTTGCTACCCAGCCATCAAAAGGTGTGTTTCGACCTTTTGATACAAACCCTTGTGCATCTATTGCTTGTTCTTTCTCTAAATCGATTAATACTAAATCTGCAGAAGCACCGACTTCTAGTGTCCCATATGGTAAGTCAAAAATTTGAGCAGCCTTAACACTCATCCAGTCTACTAATTGCTTTAATGTCCATTTTTCCGTCTCAACAAAGTTTGTATAAAGTAATGGGAAAGCCGTTTCAAAGCCTACAATACCGAATGGTGCGCCAACCATACCACAGCATTTTTCTTCTACTGTATGTGGTGCATGGTCTGTTGCGATACAATCAATCGTGCCATCAAGTAGTGCCGCGTGTAAGGAATCTTTATCGTCTGCTGCACGTAATGGAGGATTCATTTTCCAATTTGCATCATCTGAAGGAATATCCATTTCTTCAAGTAATAAATGGTGTGGGCAAACTTCTGCTGTAACTTTTATGCCTGCTGCTTTGGCGTCGCGTACCGCACGCACAGATTCCTTCGTTGAGACGTGGCATACGTGATAGCGAGCACCCGCTGCCTCAGCTAGTAAAACATCTCGTGCAATTTGTACGGACTCGCAAACTGAAGGAATTCCTGGTAATCCAAGTTCCTTGTTACGCTTCCCTTCATGCATAACCCCATCATAAATTAGTGAGTTATCTTCACAATGTGCCACAACCACAGCGTTTAGTTTTGCTGCTTGCTGCATTTGCTCATACATTGTTGAAGCTAGTTGAATCCCAACTCCATCATCAGAGAATGCAACCGCACCATGCGCCTTTAATTCTTCCATATTTGTTCGTACTTCACCGGAAATGTCCTTCGTTAATGATCCATATGGTAATACACGAATGACTGCGCTGTCCTTAATTAAACCGTTAATTAACTTCATATTTTCAATTGAATCAGGAACCGGTTTTGTATTCGGCATGGCACAAATCGTTGTGAAGCCACCTTTTGCAGCAGATGCTGTACCCGTTGCAATTGTTTCCTTATGCTCAAAACCCGGCTCGCGTAAATGCGTATGTACATCTATGAACCCTGGTGCAACAAAGTGTCCTTTTCCATCAATTATTGTTGCGTGCTCTGGCACTTCGCCACCAATTGAAGCAATTTTCCCATCGACTATTATAATAGAAGAAAGTACTAATTCCCCTTGTTCATTTAGAAGCTTTATGTTTTGAATAGCTGTTGTCATTTATTCTCTTCCTTTCAAAATCGTCTCTACAATGGCCATACGAATGAACACACCATTTCGTACTTGCTCAAAAATTCGTGATCGCCTGCATTCAACTAATTCATCTGCAATTTCAACATCGCGATTAACTGGTGCGGGATGCATAATAATCGCACCCTCTTTCATGCGTTTCTCACGTTCCGCTGTTAACCCGTATTCCTCATGATAACTATCTTTTGAGAAATTTTTGCTTACGGAATGTCGCTCATGCTGAATACGTAATAACATAATGACATCACTATCTTCTAGTACTTCATCCCATGAATGTGCTGCTTCAAAATCGCCTGCCCAAGCTGGCGGACATAAAAATCGAATGTTTGCTCCTAAACGTTGTAATGCAGATGCATTAGATTTGGCAACACGGCTATGAGAAATATCGCCAACGATTGTAATATTAAGCCCTTCAAATTCCCCGAATTCTTTTCGGATAGTATAAAGATCTAGCAAGCTTTGAGAAGGATGTTGCCCTGCACCATCGCCGGCATTTATGACTGCGCAGTTAATCCCCTCTAATAGCTCGTTGTAATATTCATCCTCTTTATCTCGAATGATGACTGCATCAATACCAATCATTTCAAGTGTCTTTACCGTGTCATACATTGTTTCGCCCTTTGTCGTACTCGAAAATCCAGCATCAAATGGGATTACATTACATCCAACCCGACGTTCAGCCATTTCAAAGCTTGTCTTTGTACGTGTACTTGGTTCAAAAAATAAGTTTGCTACATTGTATGAGCGTGTTAAATTTGGTTTCATCCCGTTTTCAAAATCATGTGCTCGGTTTAAAATAGCCACTATTTCTTCATTCGATAAATGTTCCATCGACAATAAATTTTTCATGCTCGCGCCTCCGATTAGAAATCGCCTCTTTATTTTGAATTGCTCGTATTTTATTTACTTCCATTATATTTTGAATATTTCTTTTACACTTTGCAGTACCAGCTATCTGCATGACTTTTTTGCATTAAAAAGCCCCACTTTTTGGAAAGTGAGGCTTACAAGGATATGACAGGCTAAAGGTAGGCAAAATGCGCTATCTTTAAACTGATTCATTCCCCTTGCCTGCCTCTCGGACAGTCTTAAAAGGTACGTATTATTCTGTTTCGTAAATATCTTTTTCTACTTTTTCACGACCTGGAAGGATTAAGTTTAAAAGTACCCCGATGATTGATGCTAACGCCATTCCTTCTATCGCGAAGTTGTCAGTTACACGTAGCGCAGCACCGCCAATTCCGATAACTAAGATGACTGATGCAATCACCATGTTTCGGTTATTTCCGAAATCAACGTTATTTTCTACTAACATTCGCAAACCACTTGATGCGATTATACCGAATAGTAAAATCGAAATTCCGCCCAACACCGCTGTTGGAATTGTTTCAATTAATGCCATTAACTGACCTGAGAACGAAACGATAATGGCGATGATCGATGCACCTAATATTACGTAAACTGAGTAAACTCGTGTAATCGCAAGTACACCAATATTTTCACCGTATGTTGTTTTTGGTGGTCCACCAAGTAACGCTGAAGCAAATGTTCCTAAGCCGTCACCTAAAATCGAGCGGTGTAAACCTGGGTCCTTCACATAGTTACGATTTACTACTTTCCCTAATACTAACTGGTGACCAATATGTTCTGAGATCGTTACGATCACAATCGGAACCATACCAACTACGATCGCCCATGTAAAGTTTAAATCATAATCTACACCTGGAATTAAAAACTCTGGTAGTGCAAAAAATTTCGCCTCTTTAACTGCTGTGAAGTCAACAATTCCAACAATTACCGAATAAATATACCCTACGATAATTCCGAGTAAGATTGGCATCGCACTTAATATATTTTTAAAGAATACTGTGAAGACAATGGCAGCAGCTAACGTAACCATTGCGGCAGAGAAGTGACGTCCGCTATATTCCCCATTCACATTCATTGCCATATCTACTGCGACACCTGATAATCCTAACCCGATTACAATAATTACTGGCGCAACGACGATTGGCGGTAAAATATTCATCAACCATTGATAGCCCGTTTTCCAAATAATTAAAGCAACGATCGCATATACAAGACCGACTAGCATTGCCCCCATCATGGCATTCCCTGGGTTAATTGCTACACCTGCTTTAGACATTCCAGCTACCAAAATGATTGGAGAGATGAAGGCAAATGAAGAACCTAAATAAGCTGGTACTTTAAACTGCGTTACAAGTAAGAAAATAATTGTCGCGATTCCACTTGTTAATAATGCAATTGCTGGGCTTAACCCTACTAATTTTGGTACTAAAATTGTTGACCCAAACATCGCAAACATATGCTGAAAGCTGAAAGTAATCAACTGGCCGACACTTGGCTTGTCATTAATATCTAACACAGCTTTTGAAGACATTTTTATTTCCTCTTTTCTCAATATTCTTTTACGAACTTTTTTAATCTTCTTTAACAATCTTTACTACGTCTTGTCCATCTACTTCTTCCAAGTTGACTACAATTCGTTCGTGACCCGCTGTCGGAATATTTTTTCCAACATAATCTGCTCGGATCGGTAGCTCTCGATGCCCACGATCAACAAGGACAGCTAATTGTATTTGTGAAGGTCTTCCTAAGTCCATTACAGCATCAAGTGCCGCACGAACTGTTCTACCTGTATAAAGGACATCATCAATAAGTACAATTTTTTGATTATTTACCTGATATTCTATATCTACTTGCTGTACTTGGGCTTGATCATCAACTTGCTTTGTTGATAAATCGTCGCGGTAAAGTGTAATATCTAATTCACCTGCTCGAATGGCTTTCCCTTCGATTGCTTCAATTCTTTCTGCGATACGTTTTGCTAGAAAAGCACCGCGCGTTTTAATTCCAACTAATATCACTTCATCAATCCCTTTATTGCGCTCGATAATTTCGTGTGCAATGCGTGTAACGGCACGATTCAAGCTTGGACCATCTAGTAATACCGAAGTGTGCTGCATGTTTATTCTCCTCTCATTAAATTTTTACTATGTTCACGGAAAATGCTTTTAGGCCAATAAAAAACCCTCTAGAATTTGCTAGAGGGTTGAAAAAGTCCATGTTTAAATTGCATTTAGGCATAGATTTATACAAAAATCTCCCTAAAGCTTCACATAATCCCTTCTCAGCCTCTCTGGACTGTCATTAAAGGTGAACAATATTTAAGTGTAATCGTGACTACTCACTTGCTCTCGTCAAGTTCTTTCATTCACTGTTGTCAGTATATGCTTCTTTTATTTCGATGTCAACAACAGTACGAGAGGTCAGACAACGTATTTAAAATGTTTTAAAAGTAGGAATTATCAGTTATTTCAATATAATAAAAACGCCATTCAAACCGAAGTTCAAATGACGAATTTTGAGCAATTAATTTCGTAGTGCCTCTAAAACTTCCACAAAGTCTGCAGGAAGTGGCGCTTCAAATTCTAAATACTCTTTTGTTACTGGGTGAATAAAACCTAACACACCTGCATGTAATACTTGTCCATCAAAGTCTATTGTCTTTTTTGGTCCGTATTTTGGATCACCAGCTAATGGATAGCCAATGTAATTCATATGCACGCGAATTTGGTGTGTGCGACCTGTTTCTAAACGACATTCTACTAATGTAAAATCACCAAATCGTTCTACTACTTGGAAATGGGTTACCGCATGTTTTCCGTTATCTACAACGGCTTGTTTTTGACGATCTTTTTGATCACGTCCAATTGGTGCATCAATTGTCCCTTTTTCATGGGCAATATGACCATGTACAAGGGCAGTGTATTTACGTGTTACAGATTTTTCGACTAATTGATTAACTAAACTTTCATGAGCAACGTCATTTTTAGCGACCATAAGTAAACCTGACGTATCTTTATCAATTCGATGTACAATACCTGGACGTGCTACACCATTAATACCTGATAAGTCTTTACAATGGAACATTAAACCGTTTACTAAAGTACCTGTTGTATGTCCAGGAGCAGGGTGTACAACCATACCACGTGGCTTATTCACAACTAATACGTCCGCATCTTCATAAACAATTTCTAAGTTTAAGTCTTCTGGAATGATTTCTAGTTCCTCTACTTCATCAGGAACGTTAATTTCAATCACGTCCCCTTGCTTTACTTTATATTTCGCTTTTACACCTGCACCATTTACTGTAATGCGGCTTTCGTCCAGCCAATTGCTAATTTGTGAGCGTGACCACGTGCTTTCCATTAATGAAAGTGCCTTGTCAATTCGTTCACCCGCAAATTCCTCTATTGTTATTGTGACTACTGTCATTTTTTCACCTTTTTCTTTCCTGCTTTTTCATCTAAAATGATCGTAATAAAGAGCATTACTACAGCAATTGTTAATGCTGCATCCGCAATATTGAAAATCGGGAAGTCATAGTTAATAATTGGAATATATACATCCACAAAATCAACTACTTCTCCACGGAATAATCGGTCAATAAAGTTCCCGAGAGCACCACCTAAAAGTAGCATTAAGCTAATTTGAAATAGTGGTTTGCCTTTTGCTTCTGTATGATAAAAATATAAAATGGCGATAATAACTGCGACCGTGACAATTGTAAATAACCACATTTGTCCTTCTAACATGCCCCAAGCAGCGCCTCGATTACGATGTGATAAAATGCCAAACCAAGGGTCCCATACGCTAATACGTTCCCCTAATTCCATATTTTTAACGATCAGCCATTTTGTCCATTGGTCAAGAATGACTGCAAATAATGCCAACCCATAATATTTATACACAGCTAATCCTCCGTTTACGATATATCTAACCTATCTTATCATAATTGTGCTGTTAAACGACACTTTTAGCATGATAAAAGTGCGAAAACATAGTTTTACATATTACATTATAATTAAAAAAACTCACTTAACCAAACGGCTAAGTAAGTCGAAGAATATAAATTATGTAAGGAAAAAGCGCAATATTGCCATTGTAACAACGCCTGCAACAACCGTTTTCGAAAGACTTTTCGTAAGTAATGCAACAGCTAAAGTCGGAATAAATGCACCAACATTCATCCAATCGACGACAACAAGTTTGTTACCCTTTTCAAAAAAACCTTCAATAATAAGCGCAGATAATATACACACCGGAATATATGCAAGCCAACGGAGTACAATGTCTGGCATTTTCATATTTTTCACTAACACAAATGGTAATATCCTTGGTATCCACGTTACGAGTGCACATCCTAAAATTAACAATACCATTGCTATAGAAGTTGTCATTTTTCAGCTGCCACCCCAATCGTTGCAACAACTAATGTGGACAATAATACCGCTAAATGCCCTGGCATCCAATAGAGCATACCGTACATACTAATAATCATGATGACAATAAGCTTTAAATAATGCATAAGCTTTTGACGAGGAATACTTTCAAGTGTTAAAACGAGCAAAGCAATAAACATAGCGACAAGCGCATAATCTAAGCCCCATTGCTCCGGATTAGGTAACCACTGCCCAATAATACCACCAATCGTACAGGCTGCAATCCATGTCGTATAGGCGGTAATATTTAACCCATCCATCCATTTTCCACCAAGGCGCCCTTCTTTTGCTGCTGTTACGACTGAAACACCAAACGTTTCATCAGTTAGTAATGTGCCAAAGCCGATATTCCGTAAAGTCGAGTACTTTGTAAAGTACGGGGCAATCGTTAATGACATGAGTAAATGACGTAAATTCACAATGAATATTGTGACGATTACAGCTGTAACGGGGGCTCCTGCTAAATAGAGCCCACAAAAAATAAATTGTGCCGAACCTGCATACACAAGCACTGACAATAAAAATACTTCAAACACTGAAATGCCCGAAGCAATTCCTACGACACCAAATGCCACCCCGATACTTATATAGCCTAATAAAGTCGGAATACAATCCTTCACGCCCTGCAGAAAAGTATTTTGTGTTATGACTTTTTCTTGAGCCTGCATCAATTTAATATCCCCCTAAAAATTTATTAATTCAGAAAATAAAAAAAGTTAGAAAGAACGCCATTGTCAAATTGACAACAGCGCCCTTAATATTATACGTAATAGTT belongs to Solibacillus sp. FSL R7-0682 and includes:
- a CDS encoding AzlC family ABC transporter permease, yielding MQAQEKVITQNTFLQGVKDCIPTLLGYISIGVAFGVVGIASGISVFEVFLLSVLVYAGSAQFIFCGLYLAGAPVTAVIVTIFIVNLRHLLMSLTIAPYFTKYSTLRNIGFGTLLTDETFGVSVVTAAKEGRLGGKWMDGLNITAYTTWIAACTIGGIIGQWLPNPEQWGLDYALVAMFIALLVLTLESIPRQKLMHYLKLIVIMIISMYGMLYWMPGHLAVLLSTLVVATIGVAAEK
- the lspA gene encoding signal peptidase II, with protein sequence MYKYYGLALFAVILDQWTKWLIVKNMELGERISVWDPWFGILSHRNRGAAWGMLEGQMWLFTIVTVAVIIAILYFYHTEAKGKPLFQISLMLLLGGALGNFIDRLFRGEVVDFVDVYIPIINYDFPIFNIADAALTIAVVMLFITIILDEKAGKKKVKK
- the pyrR gene encoding bifunctional pyr operon transcriptional regulator/uracil phosphoribosyltransferase PyrR — encoded protein: MQHTSVLLDGPSLNRAVTRIAHEIIERNKGIDEVILVGIKTRGAFLAKRIAERIEAIEGKAIRAGELDITLYRDDLSTKQVDDQAQVQQVDIEYQVNNQKIVLIDDVLYTGRTVRAALDAVMDLGRPSQIQLAVLVDRGHRELPIRADYVGKNIPTAGHERIVVNLEEVDGQDVVKIVKED
- a CDS encoding AzlD domain-containing protein translates to MTTSIAMVLLILGCALVTWIPRILPFVLVKNMKMPDIVLRWLAYIPVCILSALIIEGFFEKGNKLVVVDWMNVGAFIPTLAVALLTKSLSKTVVAGVVTMAILRFFLT
- a CDS encoding RluA family pseudouridine synthase — encoded protein: MTVVTITIEEFAGERIDKALSLMESTWSRSQISNWLDESRITVNGAGVKAKYKVKQGDVIEINVPDEVEELEIIPEDLNLEIVYEDADVLVVNKPRGMVVHPAPGHTTGTLVNGLMFHCKDLSGINGVARPGIVHRIDKDTSGLLMVAKNDVAHESLVNQLVEKSVTRKYTALVHGHIAHEKGTIDAPIGRDQKDRQKQAVVDNGKHAVTHFQVVERFGDFTLVECRLETGRTHQIRVHMNYIGYPLAGDPKYGPKKTIDFDGQVLHAGVLGFIHPVTKEYLEFEAPLPADFVEVLEALRN
- a CDS encoding solute carrier family 23 protein, with amino-acid sequence MSSKAVLDINDKPSVGQLITFSFQHMFAMFGSTILVPKLVGLSPAIALLTSGIATIIFLLVTQFKVPAYLGSSFAFISPIILVAGMSKAGVAINPGNAMMGAMLVGLVYAIVALIIWKTGYQWLMNILPPIVVAPVIIVIGLGLSGVAVDMAMNVNGEYSGRHFSAAMVTLAAAIVFTVFFKNILSAMPILLGIIVGYIYSVIVGIVDFTAVKEAKFFALPEFLIPGVDYDLNFTWAIVVGMVPIVIVTISEHIGHQLVLGKVVNRNYVKDPGLHRSILGDGLGTFASALLGGPPKTTYGENIGVLAITRVYSVYVILGASIIAIIVSFSGQLMALIETIPTAVLGGISILLFGIIASSGLRMLVENNVDFGNNRNMVIASVILVIGIGGAALRVTDNFAIEGMALASIIGVLLNLILPGREKVEKDIYETE
- a CDS encoding dihydroorotase, coding for MTTAIQNIKLLNEQGELVLSSIIIVDGKIASIGGEVPEHATIIDGKGHFVAPGFIDVHTHLREPGFEHKETIATGTASAAKGGFTTICAMPNTKPVPDSIENMKLINGLIKDSAVIRVLPYGSLTKDISGEVRTNMEELKAHGAVAFSDDGVGIQLASTMYEQMQQAAKLNAVVVAHCEDNSLIYDGVMHEGKRNKELGLPGIPSVCESVQIARDVLLAEAAGARYHVCHVSTKESVRAVRDAKAAGIKVTAEVCPHHLLLEEMDIPSDDANWKMNPPLRAADDKDSLHAALLDGTIDCIATDHAPHTVEEKCCGMVGAPFGIVGFETAFPLLYTNFVETEKWTLKQLVDWMSVKAAQIFDLPYGTLEVGASADLVLIDLEKEQAIDAQGFVSKGRNTPFDGWVAKGWPVMTICEGNIAYQEAE
- a CDS encoding aspartate carbamoyltransferase catalytic subunit; its protein translation is MKNLLSMEHLSNEEIVAILNRAHDFENGMKPNLTRSYNVANLFFEPSTRTKTSFEMAERRVGCNVIPFDAGFSSTTKGETMYDTVKTLEMIGIDAVIIRDKEDEYYNELLEGINCAVINAGDGAGQHPSQSLLDLYTIRKEFGEFEGLNITIVGDISHSRVAKSNASALQRLGANIRFLCPPAWAGDFEAAHSWDEVLEDSDVIMLLRIQHERHSVSKNFSKDSYHEEYGLTAEREKRMKEGAIIMHPAPVNRDVEIADELVECRRSRIFEQVRNGVFIRMAIVETILKGRE